The nucleotide sequence TACGAAGGTACGCACGATGTCCACGCCCTGATTTTGGGCCGTGCGCAAACTGGCATCGCTGCATTTAACTGACACCCCCTGAGCGGCTTCGCCGCGAGGCGGCGGGGCCGCCTAGGCTCTTGCTTGCTGCCCTCACCTTGGGGCGGTGGCGCAGGTCACTGGCACTGGTTCAGGTATGGCCGCTTCATCTGATTTGCTATCCATTTGTTAGCTAGTACCTCTTTATTTGAATGGGTTTTGAATCACTTTTTATTCAAAATTCATACCAATACAGCGCAAGCAGCTTCTGTTTTCATAGCTCCCCGTTTCTGGACTCCTCTGACATGAACGCATCGACAACCACTTCCACTGGCGCACTGGCTGGCATCAAGGTGCTGGATCTGTCGCGCGTGCTGGCGGGGCCCTGGGCCACGCAGATGCTGGCTGACCTGGGCGCCGATGTGATCAAGATTGAGCGACCCGTGGCTGGTGACGATACGCGGCACTGGGGGCCTCCGTTCTTGAAGGACGATGCGGGCAACGACACACGTGAAGCCAGCTACTTCACGGCCTGCAACCGCAACAAGCGCAGCATGACTGTGGACATGGCCCACCCCGAAGGCCGCGCCCTGCTGCAGCGCATGGCGGCTGAGGCCGATGTGGTGGTGGAGAATTTCAAAACTGGCGGGCTGGCCCAGTACGGGCTGGAGTATGACAGCCTGAAGACCGCCAACCCGCGCCTGATTTACTGCTCCATCACCGGCTTTGGCCAGGACGGCCCCTATGCCGAACGCGCCGGCTACGACCTGATGGTGCAAGCCATGTGCGGGCTGATGAGCATTACCGGCCATGCCGATGGTGAGTCCGGTGGCGGCCCGCTGAAAGTGGGCGTGGCGGTGATCGATGTGTTTACCGGCCTGTATGCCAGCAATGCCATCCTCGCCGCACTCAATGCGCGCCACTCTACCGGCGCAGGTCAGTACATCGACATGGCGCTGCTGGACGTAGGCATGGCCGTGCTGGCCAATCAGGCAGCGGGCTTTCTGGCCACGGACAAGGCCCCGGGCCGCGCCGGCAATATTCACCCCAGCCTGGCTCCATATCAGGACTTTCCCACGCTGGACGGCAATGTGCTGCTGGCCATTGGCAACGACGGCCAGTTCGCCCGCTTTTGCGCCGCCATCGGTCAGGACGGCTGGGCGCAGGATGCGCGCTTTGCCACCAACACCGCCCGCGTGCAGAACCGCGCTGCACTGCTCGACCTGATGAAGCCGCAAATGCTGCTGCGCAGCACGACGGACTGGATTGCGCTGCTGGAAGACAAGGCCGTGCCCTGCGGCCCCATCAACACGATTGCCGAAGCGTTTGAAGACCCCCAGGTCAAGGCGCGCGGCATTCAGAAGACCTTGCCGCGCCAGGCAAGCGACGGCATCAGCCACGTTTCCACCGTAGCCAGCCCCATGCGCCTGTCGGCCACGCCCGTGACTTACCGCAGCGCCCCGCCAGCGCTGGGCCAGCACACGGACGAAGTGCTGCGCGAGATGGGGCTGAATGCCGAGCACATCGCCGCGCTGCACCAACAAGGGGTTGTTTGAAGCCACACACCCGGCCAGAACCACTTCATTTCAAGAGGGCTAAAGCCCCGGAAAACGGCAGACCGCTTTCACAAAAAGCGCTGTTCTGCACATCACATTAGCAAGGAGACAAATATGTTCAAGTTCACAGCCACCGTGCTCGCCGCCCTGGCGTTTT is from Comamonas fluminis and encodes:
- a CDS encoding CaiB/BaiF CoA transferase family protein; this encodes MNASTTTSTGALAGIKVLDLSRVLAGPWATQMLADLGADVIKIERPVAGDDTRHWGPPFLKDDAGNDTREASYFTACNRNKRSMTVDMAHPEGRALLQRMAAEADVVVENFKTGGLAQYGLEYDSLKTANPRLIYCSITGFGQDGPYAERAGYDLMVQAMCGLMSITGHADGESGGGPLKVGVAVIDVFTGLYASNAILAALNARHSTGAGQYIDMALLDVGMAVLANQAAGFLATDKAPGRAGNIHPSLAPYQDFPTLDGNVLLAIGNDGQFARFCAAIGQDGWAQDARFATNTARVQNRAALLDLMKPQMLLRSTTDWIALLEDKAVPCGPINTIAEAFEDPQVKARGIQKTLPRQASDGISHVSTVASPMRLSATPVTYRSAPPALGQHTDEVLREMGLNAEHIAALHQQGVV